In Aliarcobacter faecis, a genomic segment contains:
- a CDS encoding ABC transporter substrate-binding protein, producing MKKLLLILFIFSNIFAKDENSIVIAGPIASVSHPILYMVQENVLKDMGKKLEFKLWNNPDELRALILKKEVDFIALPTNVAANLYNKGVDLKLLNVSTWGILGLVSRDKDLKTIEDFKNKEIIVPFRADMPDIVLQSLIKKSNLDPKKDFKINYVATPVDAMQMLILRRADHALLAEPAISIALRKTGSFPVKLIAPDLYRSVNLQEEWGRLYGVEAKIPQAGLAIIGDTKGKEELIKKVLEEYEKALNWYRANKQEASELVVKTLPMLEVEGLADSIEHVNFANVTAQDSKKELEFFFEVLMQNDPKLIGGKLPDSKFYFE from the coding sequence ATGAAAAAACTTTTATTAATACTATTTATATTTAGTAATATTTTCGCAAAAGATGAAAATAGTATCGTAATAGCTGGACCAATAGCAAGTGTTTCACACCCAATATTATATATGGTTCAAGAGAATGTTTTAAAAGATATGGGTAAAAAGTTGGAGTTTAAACTTTGGAATAATCCAGATGAATTAAGAGCTTTAATTTTAAAAAAAGAGGTTGATTTTATAGCACTTCCTACAAATGTTGCTGCAAACTTATATAATAAAGGTGTAGATTTAAAACTATTAAATGTTTCAACTTGGGGAATATTAGGCTTAGTAAGTCGCGATAAAGATTTAAAAACAATAGAGGATTTTAAAAATAAAGAGATAATTGTACCTTTTAGAGCAGATATGCCAGATATTGTTCTTCAATCTCTTATAAAAAAATCAAATCTTGACCCTAAAAAAGATTTTAAAATAAATTATGTAGCAACTCCTGTTGATGCTATGCAGATGTTGATTTTACGAAGAGCAGACCATGCACTTTTAGCTGAACCTGCTATTTCTATAGCTTTAAGAAAAACAGGTTCTTTTCCTGTAAAATTAATAGCGCCAGATTTATATAGAAGTGTTAACTTACAAGAGGAATGGGGAAGATTATATGGAGTTGAAGCTAAAATCCCTCAAGCTGGACTTGCTATTATTGGAGATACAAAAGGAAAAGAAGAGCTTATAAAAAAAGTTTTAGAAGAGTATGAAAAAGCACTAAATTGGTATAGAGCGAATAAACAAGAAGCTAGTGAACTTGTAGTTAAAACTCTTCCTATGTTAGAAGTTGAAGGTTTAGCTGATTCAATAGAACATGTGAATTTTGCAAATGTAACAGCACAAGATAGTAAAAAAGAGTTAGAGTTCTTTTTTGAAGTTTTAATGCAAAATGATCCAAAACTAATAGGTGGAAAGCTTCCTGATAGTAAATTTTATTTTGAGTAA
- a CDS encoding NnrS family protein → MTEFEKQYASRHYLYYPKGDFPVYLAYGFRPIFLLLAPYIVLSIVLWAFVFAGYINLPIENTLNWHIYEMIFGVGTAMIVAFFLTGLPELFPSVVPIVGKKLAYIVAWWVLGRFSFWFIDYFGVLFVGFINVSLMAYISYLAAIPAFKDRNKKHVSLAYSMVSIVLVQILFFVSEAKIVELDSFKVLILSLSLMLVLILLALRRVSMESINELLEQENIDETFLAKSFRYNLAIFCLLLYGFVEFFFPANSTLAYICFACGAAILGILNDFVLKDNNILFKPFVLYIISIILLTSIGFFFLGFNYLLELNVTNHFRHFLTTGTFGMVFYVIMIIVSTIHTGRAIFTNLALTFGLILIIISTFIRAFIPFYLEYSMVLYILSSILWAIPFIIYMKTFFPFLLKPRADGIKG, encoded by the coding sequence ATGACAGAATTTGAGAAGCAATATGCTTCAAGACACTATTTATACTATCCAAAAGGTGATTTTCCAGTTTATTTAGCATATGGATTTAGACCTATATTTTTACTTCTAGCTCCATATATTGTATTAAGTATTGTTTTATGGGCATTTGTATTTGCAGGATATATAAATCTACCAATAGAAAATACCTTAAATTGGCATATATATGAGATGATTTTTGGAGTAGGGACTGCTATGATTGTGGCATTTTTCCTTACAGGTTTACCAGAGCTTTTTCCTAGTGTTGTGCCAATTGTTGGAAAGAAATTAGCATATATTGTAGCTTGGTGGGTTTTAGGGCGATTTTCTTTTTGGTTTATTGACTATTTTGGAGTTCTTTTTGTAGGATTTATAAATGTAAGTTTGATGGCTTATATCTCATATTTAGCTGCAATTCCTGCTTTTAAAGATAGAAATAAAAAGCATGTATCTTTAGCTTACTCTATGGTTTCAATAGTTTTGGTTCAAATACTTTTTTTTGTAAGTGAGGCAAAAATTGTAGAACTAGACTCTTTTAAAGTTCTTATTTTATCTCTATCTTTGATGTTAGTTTTAATTCTTTTGGCTTTAAGAAGAGTTAGTATGGAGTCAATTAATGAACTACTTGAACAAGAAAATATTGATGAGACATTTTTAGCAAAATCATTTAGATATAACCTTGCAATTTTTTGTCTGCTTTTATATGGTTTTGTAGAGTTCTTTTTTCCAGCTAATTCAACTTTAGCTTATATCTGTTTTGCTTGTGGAGCGGCAATACTTGGGATTTTAAATGATTTTGTTTTAAAAGATAATAATATCTTATTTAAACCATTTGTTTTATATATCATAAGTATAATCTTACTTACAAGTATTGGATTTTTCTTTTTAGGTTTTAACTATTTATTAGAGTTAAATGTTACAAATCATTTTAGACATTTTTTAACAACAGGAACTTTTGGTATGGTTTTTTATGTCATTATGATAATAGTATCTACAATTCATACAGGAAGAGCAATTTTTACAAATCTAGCTCTTACATTTGGACTTATTTTAATAATAATTTCTACATTTATTAGAGCTTTTATTCCATTTTATTTGGAGTATAGTATGGTTTTATATATATTGTCTTCAATTCTTTGGGCAATACCATTTATAATTTATATGAAAACTTTTTTTCCATTTTTGCTAAAACCAAGAGCAGATGGAATAAAAGGTTAA